Proteins from a genomic interval of Hyalangium ruber:
- the ltaE gene encoding low-specificity L-threonine aldolase: MRPIDFRSDTVTKPTPAMRRAMAEAEVGDDVYGEDPTVNRLEERVAERLGLEAALFVPSGTQANQIAMGLHCRPGDEVITELGSHIVQYEGGALSALWGIQPQGLPGAHGLLTPEQVAAAVRSENIHAPRSKLLSLENTHNRGGGTVWPLERFRAVVEVARKAGLAVHLDGARLFNAQVATGTPASSWAKLTDTTSVCFSKGLGAPVGSALAGSKALIQEARRLRKRLGGGMRQAGLLAAGALHALEHHVERLAEDHAHARRLAAGLSELPGVKVEAARVETNILLVEFARPSGEMASRLNALGVLVNAFGPYTIRLVCHMDVSAADVEESLARIRRAVES; encoded by the coding sequence ATGAGACCCATCGACTTCCGTTCCGATACCGTGACGAAGCCCACCCCCGCCATGCGCCGCGCCATGGCCGAGGCCGAGGTGGGCGACGATGTGTACGGAGAGGACCCCACGGTGAACCGGCTCGAGGAGCGGGTGGCCGAGCGGCTGGGGTTGGAGGCGGCCCTCTTCGTCCCCTCGGGCACCCAGGCGAACCAGATCGCCATGGGGCTGCACTGCCGACCGGGGGATGAGGTGATTACGGAGCTGGGCAGCCACATCGTCCAGTACGAGGGCGGCGCGCTGTCGGCCCTGTGGGGCATCCAGCCGCAGGGGCTGCCGGGAGCCCATGGCCTGCTCACGCCGGAGCAGGTGGCCGCCGCGGTGCGCTCCGAGAACATCCACGCCCCGCGCTCGAAGCTGCTCTCGCTGGAGAACACCCACAACCGGGGCGGCGGAACGGTGTGGCCGTTGGAGCGCTTCCGGGCGGTGGTGGAGGTGGCCCGCAAGGCGGGGCTCGCCGTGCATCTGGACGGAGCGCGCCTGTTCAACGCGCAGGTGGCGACGGGCACCCCGGCGTCCTCCTGGGCGAAGCTGACGGACACCACCTCGGTGTGCTTCTCCAAGGGGTTGGGGGCGCCGGTGGGCTCGGCGCTGGCGGGCTCGAAGGCGCTGATTCAGGAGGCGCGGCGGCTGCGCAAGCGGCTGGGAGGCGGCATGCGTCAGGCGGGGCTGCTGGCCGCCGGGGCGCTCCACGCGCTGGAGCACCACGTGGAGCGGCTGGCCGAGGACCACGCCCACGCGCGCCGGCTGGCGGCAGGCCTGTCGGAGCTACCGGGAGTGAAGGTGGAGGCGGCCCGGGTGGAGACCAACATCCTCCTGGTGGAGTTCGCTCGGCCCTCGGGGGAGATGGCCTCCCGGCTGAACGCCCTGGGCGTGTTGGTGAACGCCTTCGGCCCCTACACCATCCGCCTGGTGTGCCACATGGACGTGTCGGCCGCCGACGTCGAGGAGTCGCTCGCCCGGATCCGCCGGGCCGTGGAATCTTGA
- the def gene encoding peptide deformylase produces the protein MVREILIWPDPILKQKAKPVAKVDDAVRTLVKDMFETMYAADGVGLAAPQIGILQRVIVLDTTPRQPESKPLAMINPEIVGMEGETSYTEGCLSIPGEAEDVDRAAVVTVKFLDVDGKEQTLTCDGLLAIAVQHETDHLNGTVFVDHVSTLKRELIRKRMKKLKTEREDRPSA, from the coding sequence ATGGTTCGTGAGATCCTCATCTGGCCCGATCCCATCCTGAAGCAGAAGGCCAAGCCGGTGGCCAAGGTGGACGACGCTGTCCGCACCCTGGTCAAGGACATGTTCGAGACGATGTACGCCGCCGATGGTGTGGGCCTCGCGGCGCCGCAGATCGGCATCCTGCAGCGTGTCATCGTCCTGGACACGACGCCCCGGCAGCCGGAGTCCAAGCCCCTGGCGATGATCAACCCGGAGATCGTCGGCATGGAGGGCGAGACGTCGTACACGGAAGGGTGCCTGTCCATCCCTGGCGAGGCCGAGGACGTGGACCGCGCGGCCGTCGTCACCGTGAAGTTCCTCGACGTGGACGGCAAGGAGCAGACGCTCACCTGTGACGGGCTGCTGGCCATCGCCGTGCAGCACGAGACGGACCACCTCAACGGCACCGTCTTCGTGGACCACGTCTCCACGCTCAAGCGCGAGCTGATCCGCAAGCGGATGAAGAAGCTCAAGACGGAGCGCGAGGATCGCCCGTCGGCGTGA
- a CDS encoding inorganic diphosphatase: protein MASGPQAPLLSGLPPEPEVLIECPRGSLVKRRNDGSVDFISPVPCPYNYGCIPDLPSDDGDPLDVVVLGPRLPRGQRLRVPVVGVVDFIDAGRGDPKVICSTQPLGDAERVGLERFFRVYAQFKRVLHRVRGHEPDTRFRGWLAGPSGGL from the coding sequence ATGGCCTCTGGACCCCAAGCCCCGCTGCTCTCCGGACTGCCGCCCGAGCCGGAGGTCCTCATCGAGTGCCCGCGCGGGTCGCTGGTGAAGCGGCGCAACGACGGCAGCGTGGACTTCATCTCCCCGGTGCCCTGTCCCTACAACTACGGCTGCATCCCCGACCTCCCGTCGGACGATGGAGACCCTCTGGACGTGGTGGTGCTCGGTCCACGCCTGCCCCGGGGCCAGCGCCTGCGGGTGCCGGTGGTGGGGGTGGTGGACTTCATCGACGCGGGGCGGGGCGACCCGAAGGTCATCTGCAGCACCCAGCCGCTGGGGGACGCGGAGCGTGTGGGCCTGGAGCGCTTCTTCCGCGTCTACGCCCAGTTCAAGCGGGTGCTCCACCGCGTCCGAGGTCATGAACCCGACACCCGGTTCCGGGGTTGGCTCGCCGGCCCGTCCGGGGGCCTGTAG
- the nth gene encoding endonuclease III, which yields MPYNTGVGRETKEARKQRAVQVLDRLGTEMPEVRIELDYRTPLELLVAVILSAQCTDKRVNMVTPALFQRFPDAQAYAGVKPEAVEPFIQTCGLYRAKAKNLVAAAKALVAEHGGEVPRSREALEKLPGVGRKTAGVVCIHLGGDNSFPVDTHVKRLAYRMGFSSQQHPDKIELDLQALLPPERWMNGHQLLVWHGRRTCFARSPACERCVVADLCPKRGVREKKLTPTGDPRAPS from the coding sequence ATGCCATACAACACGGGCGTGGGGCGCGAGACGAAAGAGGCGAGGAAGCAGCGGGCCGTGCAGGTGCTGGATCGGCTGGGCACCGAGATGCCAGAGGTGCGCATCGAGCTGGACTACCGCACCCCGCTGGAGTTGCTGGTGGCCGTCATCCTGTCCGCCCAGTGTACGGACAAGCGGGTGAACATGGTGACTCCCGCCCTCTTCCAGCGCTTCCCGGATGCCCAGGCGTACGCCGGGGTGAAACCGGAAGCGGTGGAGCCCTTCATCCAGACGTGCGGCCTGTACCGCGCCAAGGCGAAGAACCTCGTCGCGGCGGCCAAGGCGCTGGTGGCCGAGCATGGCGGCGAGGTGCCCCGCTCCCGAGAGGCCCTGGAGAAGCTGCCCGGCGTGGGGCGGAAGACGGCGGGCGTGGTGTGCATCCACCTGGGCGGGGACAACTCCTTCCCGGTGGACACGCACGTGAAGCGACTGGCGTACCGGATGGGCTTCAGCTCCCAGCAGCACCCGGACAAGATCGAGCTGGACCTGCAAGCCCTGCTGCCCCCGGAGCGGTGGATGAACGGTCACCAGCTCCTGGTGTGGCACGGGCGGCGGACGTGCTTTGCCCGCTCACCCGCCTGCGAGCGCTGCGTCGTGGCGGACCTCTGCCCCAAGCGCGGCGTTCGCGAGAAGAAGCTCACGCCGACGGGCGATCCTCGCGCTCCGTCTTGA
- a CDS encoding DnaJ domain-containing protein — protein MAAPVLLVHDDIATIATVRRLLRERYEVILATSVADALIGFGHHQPALIILAPAVESSRGHLVLEELSQHPEGHQARVLLLGGSIPGYSAPVAPLPLDTQSFLQTVDGLVRSPSPADAWRVVEQRAIEVAPAPEVTPESEPWQVPPPSEPSNPALVNALFGDMAPAEPAGWVESQAVPAVPEGPRLREQQATLAMDAAFEQAHQEMEAEALASVETALASGAPSAGVESTPTTKEAAPHGPAFTFVSSEPVSVQEALSVAGDPVLDDPLSEGLESGLPSESVPDTLEAPSEGMDAIFSGAEEITVQDPSSPPPVAEAVPESAPPAEAAATDVDEDELRRMEEEVRREAAERRRRKQEVSAEPSEPSEPEAAVEPAPEPRETFVTVPAEEAFSLSETEDDAPVSEPTRRRVEGWAGIAPGAASAGGSVEEELRAEAERLAQLEIDATLAREQEALAAASMPPPVAPSAEEDSAPEAPPEGPVAAAPRLGEEGFFDVSDADEERARALAAAEAELQALRTESEAPAAGVEESAAPVEAPEASGEEPALPGPTPQERMERTARWAQFADGGGATLKERMERTARWAQFGDGSGATLKERMERTARWAQLGGPEPEMPVERSAPVQWVEPGTTPEEPSLSEELSAQQLEDLPPEAFPPPVADDSAAPPVEESEEPTPEASAAGFEDSRELMRAAKAELEVESVLRLQAEHEAEVERQRLEALQSEMEREAAQRAEAEAARAQEEELRRAAESEAEGLKAKLATLTKERDHEARLRAEAERWVMEFRGREAANAKARAEEEKRRKAMEVEAEAARAKESRFQSQDEELVRLKLQLAALQQEAVELPRLRTQVTALQQEASELSRLRTQVTALQQEASELGRVKAELEARAQEESRKRREAEAQAEISGHAQVEAEARAEAEAQRRAEAEARAEAAAQGEAEAESRATRARAEIEARVSEEELARFDAQVRADAEALARGKAEERATEEHQKRAELEARLQKEAKARAATEARVNAAFQARSEAEARAEGEERARQEVEARAETEARARQEAEARAEAAEQARTEAESRAETAEQARTEAEARAEAAEQARVAAEERAEEADQARRTAESRAEAEGKARAAAESRAEAEARARAEAEARAEAEARGRGEAESRAETEALTRAEVEARIETEALARAEAEARAEAEALARTDLEARLKTVALGHAEAEARAEAETHARVDARTRVEAAEARAEEERQARATAEARAEEAARAQSEAVERLQQALRLQAEAETARLDAEAQAIAELRSTLESEAQARSEAETRARQEREKRMAAEARFQSELQTRTESEAHTREELERWKAQAERAEEAARHETEAATQREQHLQEQLTRLSQELERLNADKARVESEAAERLAAAERTRREAEEAARREAEVIAKARAEAEQLAIRMQSAILQLDAPGQPHVSVPRSGSVTQEGLAQLLLRLCEGRAEVRLELKSTEALRILWLRSGSLVGALSSAPGESLVDRARRDGLINARQENELRLVRAASTGALLDALRGRGYLREAEAVPLVQRYTEQVFLDALSEPSSLYRLVDEPPPHEVALAAATRPPPHLLAEALRNSISTESFMEQSGGLRAIVARGDAGLMPELFGLPSRELQLLSEVDGERTLEELLLGAGLPQETALKTFAVARALGLVALRPGSEAPGELPPELDVLRLEAKFEEVQEADYFTVLGLARTAGGEDVKRAYERLSTEFHPLRFAGHPDVSLQFRAQQIRDVLSEAVRALADDRLRAEYARNLMD, from the coding sequence ATGGCCGCCCCGGTCCTCCTCGTTCACGACGACATCGCCACCATCGCCACCGTTCGCCGGTTGCTGCGAGAGCGGTACGAGGTCATCCTCGCCACGTCGGTCGCGGATGCCCTCATCGGCTTCGGCCACCACCAGCCGGCCCTCATCATCCTGGCGCCGGCCGTTGAGAGCAGCCGTGGGCACCTGGTGCTGGAGGAACTCTCGCAGCACCCCGAGGGCCATCAGGCGCGGGTGCTGCTCCTGGGCGGGTCCATCCCTGGCTACAGCGCCCCGGTGGCGCCGCTGCCGCTGGACACACAGAGCTTCCTACAGACCGTGGATGGGCTGGTGCGCTCGCCCTCGCCGGCGGATGCCTGGCGCGTGGTGGAGCAGCGCGCCATCGAGGTAGCGCCCGCGCCCGAGGTGACGCCGGAGAGCGAGCCCTGGCAGGTGCCGCCTCCCTCCGAGCCCAGCAACCCCGCGCTGGTCAACGCCCTGTTCGGGGACATGGCTCCCGCCGAGCCGGCTGGCTGGGTGGAGTCGCAGGCGGTGCCAGCGGTACCCGAGGGGCCGCGACTGCGCGAGCAGCAGGCGACCCTCGCGATGGACGCGGCCTTCGAGCAGGCCCACCAGGAGATGGAGGCCGAGGCGCTGGCCTCGGTGGAGACGGCGCTGGCCTCCGGTGCGCCCTCCGCCGGGGTGGAGTCGACTCCAACGACGAAGGAGGCCGCGCCGCACGGGCCTGCCTTCACGTTCGTCAGCAGCGAGCCGGTCTCCGTGCAGGAGGCCCTGTCCGTCGCGGGGGACCCCGTGCTGGACGATCCGCTCTCCGAGGGCCTGGAGTCGGGCCTGCCGTCCGAGTCGGTGCCCGACACCCTCGAGGCGCCCTCGGAGGGGATGGACGCGATCTTCTCCGGCGCGGAGGAGATCACCGTACAGGATCCGTCGTCCCCGCCGCCCGTGGCCGAGGCCGTACCGGAGTCGGCGCCCCCGGCGGAGGCAGCGGCCACGGACGTCGACGAGGACGAGCTGCGGCGGATGGAGGAGGAGGTTCGCCGCGAGGCCGCCGAGCGTCGCCGACGCAAGCAGGAGGTGAGCGCCGAGCCCTCCGAGCCCTCCGAGCCCGAGGCCGCCGTGGAGCCCGCGCCGGAGCCCCGTGAGACCTTCGTGACGGTGCCGGCGGAAGAGGCCTTCTCGCTCTCCGAGACCGAGGACGATGCGCCGGTGTCCGAGCCGACGCGGCGCCGTGTGGAGGGCTGGGCGGGCATCGCCCCGGGAGCCGCCTCGGCGGGCGGCAGCGTGGAGGAGGAGCTGCGCGCGGAGGCCGAGCGTCTGGCGCAGCTGGAGATCGACGCGACCCTCGCTCGCGAGCAGGAGGCGCTCGCGGCCGCGAGCATGCCCCCGCCGGTGGCGCCCTCGGCGGAGGAGGACTCCGCGCCGGAAGCCCCTCCGGAGGGCCCGGTGGCGGCGGCGCCTCGGCTCGGAGAAGAGGGGTTCTTCGACGTCTCCGACGCGGACGAAGAGCGGGCCCGGGCCCTGGCGGCGGCCGAGGCCGAGCTCCAGGCCCTGCGCACGGAGAGCGAAGCGCCCGCCGCTGGCGTGGAGGAATCCGCCGCGCCCGTCGAGGCGCCGGAGGCGAGCGGCGAGGAGCCAGCGTTGCCGGGGCCCACGCCGCAGGAGCGGATGGAGCGCACGGCGCGCTGGGCACAGTTCGCGGATGGGGGTGGCGCCACGCTCAAGGAGCGGATGGAGCGCACGGCGCGCTGGGCACAGTTCGGTGATGGGAGTGGCGCCACGCTCAAGGAGCGGATGGAGCGCACGGCACGCTGGGCACAGCTGGGAGGCCCGGAGCCCGAGATGCCGGTGGAGCGGTCCGCGCCGGTGCAGTGGGTCGAGCCAGGGACGACTCCCGAGGAGCCATCGCTCTCGGAGGAGCTGTCGGCGCAGCAGCTGGAGGACCTGCCGCCGGAGGCCTTCCCACCGCCCGTGGCGGATGACTCGGCGGCTCCTCCCGTGGAGGAGAGCGAGGAGCCGACACCGGAGGCAAGCGCCGCGGGGTTCGAGGACTCCCGCGAGCTGATGCGCGCGGCGAAGGCCGAGCTGGAAGTGGAGTCCGTGCTCCGGCTGCAGGCCGAGCACGAGGCCGAGGTGGAGCGGCAGCGGCTCGAGGCGCTGCAATCGGAGATGGAGCGCGAGGCCGCGCAGCGGGCCGAAGCGGAGGCGGCGCGGGCACAGGAGGAGGAACTGCGCCGCGCGGCCGAGAGCGAGGCGGAGGGGCTCAAGGCGAAGCTGGCGACGCTGACGAAGGAGCGGGACCACGAGGCCCGGCTGCGCGCCGAAGCGGAGCGCTGGGTGATGGAGTTCCGCGGGCGCGAGGCGGCCAACGCCAAGGCGCGCGCGGAGGAGGAGAAGCGCCGCAAGGCCATGGAGGTCGAGGCCGAGGCGGCGCGCGCGAAGGAATCCCGCTTCCAGTCGCAGGATGAGGAGCTGGTCCGGCTGAAGCTGCAGCTGGCGGCGCTCCAGCAGGAGGCGGTGGAGCTTCCCCGGCTGCGGACGCAGGTGACGGCGCTCCAGCAAGAGGCGTCGGAGCTGTCCCGGCTGCGGACGCAGGTGACGGCGCTTCAGCAGGAGGCGTCGGAGCTGGGGCGGGTGAAGGCCGAGCTCGAGGCACGCGCGCAGGAAGAGTCCCGGAAGCGGCGGGAAGCGGAGGCGCAGGCGGAGATCTCCGGCCATGCGCAGGTCGAGGCGGAGGCGCGGGCGGAAGCGGAGGCTCAGCGCCGGGCCGAGGCGGAAGCGCGGGCCGAGGCCGCTGCCCAGGGCGAAGCCGAGGCGGAGTCTCGCGCGACGCGGGCACGGGCCGAGATCGAAGCGCGGGTCAGCGAGGAAGAGCTGGCCCGGTTCGACGCCCAGGTTCGCGCGGACGCCGAGGCGCTCGCGCGCGGCAAGGCGGAAGAGCGGGCGACGGAGGAGCACCAGAAGCGGGCCGAGCTCGAGGCACGGCTGCAGAAGGAGGCGAAGGCCCGGGCGGCCACCGAGGCTCGGGTCAACGCGGCGTTCCAGGCCCGGAGCGAGGCGGAGGCACGCGCGGAAGGGGAGGAGCGGGCGCGCCAGGAAGTCGAGGCGCGTGCGGAGACGGAAGCGCGAGCACGCCAGGAGGCGGAAGCCCGGGCCGAGGCCGCGGAGCAGGCGCGCACGGAGGCGGAGTCGCGAGCCGAGACCGCGGAGCAGGCGCGTACGGAGGCGGAAGCTCGGGCCGAGGCCGCGGAGCAGGCGCGGGTGGCGGCAGAGGAGCGGGCGGAGGAGGCGGACCAGGCGCGGCGTACGGCGGAGTCGCGAGCCGAGGCCGAGGGGAAGGCGCGCGCGGCGGCGGAGTCGCGAGCCGAGGCCGAGGCCCGTGCGCGAGCGGAAGCCGAGGCGCGAGCGGAGGCCGAGGCGCGAGGGCGAGGAGAGGCGGAGTCGCGGGCCGAGACGGAGGCCCTGACGCGGGCCGAGGTCGAGGCCCGAATCGAGACAGAGGCCCTGGCGCGAGCGGAGGCGGAGGCGCGAGCGGAGGCGGAGGCCCTGGCGCGGACCGACCTGGAGGCACGGCTCAAGACGGTCGCCCTGGGGCACGCCGAGGCGGAAGCCCGGGCCGAGGCCGAGACGCATGCCCGAGTCGATGCCAGGACCCGGGTCGAGGCGGCGGAGGCGCGCGCGGAAGAGGAGCGCCAGGCCCGAGCCACCGCGGAGGCACGGGCGGAGGAAGCGGCGCGGGCTCAGTCCGAGGCGGTGGAGAGGCTCCAGCAGGCCCTCCGGCTCCAGGCCGAGGCCGAGACGGCGCGGCTCGATGCCGAGGCGCAGGCCATCGCGGAGCTGCGCTCGACCCTCGAGTCCGAGGCGCAGGCGCGAAGCGAGGCCGAGACGCGCGCCCGCCAGGAGCGCGAGAAGCGCATGGCCGCGGAGGCTCGCTTCCAGAGCGAGCTCCAGACGCGCACCGAGTCGGAAGCACACACGCGAGAAGAGCTGGAGCGCTGGAAGGCCCAGGCGGAGCGGGCCGAGGAAGCGGCACGCCACGAGACGGAGGCCGCCACGCAGCGCGAGCAGCACCTCCAGGAACAGCTCACGCGACTGAGCCAGGAGCTGGAGCGGCTCAACGCGGACAAGGCACGGGTGGAATCCGAAGCCGCCGAGCGCCTCGCCGCCGCCGAGCGCACGCGCCGCGAGGCCGAGGAGGCGGCGCGCCGCGAGGCCGAGGTCATCGCCAAGGCGCGGGCGGAGGCGGAGCAGCTGGCGATCCGGATGCAGTCGGCGATCCTCCAGCTCGATGCGCCGGGACAGCCCCACGTGTCGGTCCCCCGGAGCGGCAGCGTGACGCAGGAGGGGCTCGCGCAGCTCCTGCTCCGGCTCTGCGAGGGCCGGGCCGAGGTGCGCCTGGAGCTCAAGTCGACCGAGGCCCTGCGCATCCTCTGGCTGCGGAGCGGGAGCCTCGTGGGGGCGCTCTCCTCGGCGCCGGGCGAGTCGCTGGTGGACCGCGCGCGCCGGGACGGGCTCATCAACGCGCGCCAGGAGAACGAGCTGCGCCTGGTGCGAGCCGCCTCCACGGGAGCGCTGCTGGACGCGCTGCGCGGCCGGGGCTACCTGCGCGAGGCCGAGGCCGTGCCGCTGGTGCAGCGCTACACCGAGCAGGTCTTCCTCGACGCGCTCTCCGAGCCCTCCTCGCTCTACCGATTGGTGGACGAGCCGCCGCCGCACGAGGTGGCGCTCGCGGCCGCCACACGCCCACCTCCGCACCTGCTGGCCGAGGCGCTGCGCAACTCCATCTCCACCGAGTCCTTCATGGAGCAGTCCGGAGGGCTGCGCGCCATCGTGGCCCGGGGAGACGCGGGGCTGATGCCCGAGCTCTTCGGGCTCCCCTCGCGCGAGCTGCAGTTGCTCTCGGAGGTGGACGGAGAGCGGACGCTGGAGGAGCTGCTGCTGGGAGCCGGGCTGCCGCAGGAGACGGCCCTGAAGACGTTCGCGGTGGCGCGGGCGCTGGGGCTGGTGGCGCTGCGGCCTGGAAGCGAGGCTCCGGGCGAGTTGCCGCCGGAGCTGGACGTCCTCCGCCTGGAGGCCAAGTTCGAGGAGGTCCAGGAGGCGGACTACTTCACGGTGCTGGGCCTTGCGCGTACGGCGGGAGGCGAGGACGTGAAGCGCGCCTACGAGCGGCTGTCGACGGAGTTCCACCCGCTGCGCTTCGCGGGGCACCCGGACGTCTCGCTCCAGTTCCGGGCGCAGCAGATCCGCGACGTGTTGTCGGAGGCGGTGCGAGCGCTCGCCGACGACAGGCTCCGGGCCGAGTACGCCCGCAACCTGATGGACTGA
- the priA gene encoding replication restart helicase PriA — protein sequence MVVSDHPATVTPVSSPAALASVAVGRPVRGEFTYVVPETLSGRLAPGQRVLVPFGRGTALGFFLGPASPPAEEGVNLKPIHRVLEESPSLPTDLIALLRFAAEHYRYPLGEVIRGALPPGLSKAEDEKEARPDVQHFAVALVAEPPPELRRAPAQAAAFAYLLAVGGRAPLDEVAHAIPGAREMLKKLATRGLVRLEEQVLKPGVREGLAQGRPELLTPEQDVAVKSLQASLDAGGFQTVLLHGVTGSGKTEVYLRAVEHALSQGKGSLVLVPEIALTPQLVGRFRSRFGSDVAVLHSGLKDRERLFHWQALRKGTVRIAVGVRSAIWAPVENLGLVVVDEEHDPSFKQEDKLRYNARDMAVVRGKQAGALVLLGSATPALESLENVRKGRYRLLEMKHRVDDRPMPTIELVDLRVERPRDGGPVTEEAPILSPPMLEAMRETVEKGQQVILFLNRRGHSTFLLCEVCGLTLKCSDCDVCLTLHRSASRVMCHYCGLATPVPERCRECTGPLLKLGIGTERVEAEVAERLPQARVARLDRDSATSAERVTELLAAFARREIDVLVGTQMVAKGHDFPGVTLVCVVMADTSLAIPDFRAAERTFHLLTQVAGRAGRGKDPGRVLVQTYNPDSEPVKRVLAHDFEGFALQELEWRRALAYPPFTRLAAIRLEGEHPEQTASVARMLGEFLSRRMPPPSVGVRLLGPALAPIARLRGRTRWQLLLKGPTHAALAPLLARLEMKLEDVPSGVKVTIDVDPGAML from the coding sequence ATGGTCGTGTCGGATCATCCCGCTACAGTGACCCCCGTGAGCTCGCCTGCCGCCCTTGCTTCCGTCGCCGTCGGCCGCCCTGTCCGGGGAGAGTTCACCTATGTCGTCCCCGAGACGCTCTCGGGGCGCCTGGCCCCCGGCCAGCGGGTGCTGGTGCCCTTCGGGCGCGGCACGGCGCTGGGGTTCTTCCTGGGGCCTGCCTCCCCGCCTGCCGAGGAGGGCGTCAACCTCAAGCCCATCCACCGGGTGCTGGAGGAGTCGCCCTCCCTGCCCACGGACCTCATCGCCCTGCTGCGCTTCGCCGCCGAGCACTACCGCTATCCGCTGGGCGAGGTGATTCGCGGCGCCCTGCCGCCGGGGCTCAGCAAGGCCGAGGACGAGAAGGAGGCCCGGCCGGATGTGCAGCACTTCGCGGTGGCGCTCGTCGCCGAGCCCCCGCCCGAGCTGCGCCGCGCTCCGGCCCAGGCCGCCGCGTTCGCATATCTGCTGGCGGTGGGAGGCCGAGCCCCGCTGGATGAGGTGGCCCACGCCATCCCCGGCGCGCGCGAGATGCTCAAGAAGCTGGCCACGCGCGGGCTGGTGCGCCTGGAGGAACAGGTGCTCAAGCCGGGCGTGCGCGAGGGGCTGGCGCAGGGCCGCCCGGAGCTGCTCACCCCGGAGCAGGACGTCGCGGTGAAGTCCCTGCAAGCCTCGCTCGACGCGGGGGGCTTCCAGACGGTGCTCCTGCACGGCGTCACCGGAAGCGGGAAGACGGAGGTGTACCTGCGCGCGGTGGAGCACGCGCTCTCCCAGGGCAAGGGCAGCCTCGTGCTGGTGCCGGAGATCGCTCTCACCCCGCAGCTGGTGGGGCGCTTCCGCAGCCGCTTCGGCTCGGACGTGGCGGTGCTGCACTCGGGGCTGAAGGACCGCGAGCGACTCTTCCACTGGCAGGCGCTGCGCAAGGGCACGGTGCGCATCGCCGTGGGGGTGCGCTCGGCCATCTGGGCCCCGGTGGAGAACCTGGGGCTGGTGGTGGTGGACGAGGAGCATGACCCCTCGTTCAAGCAGGAGGACAAGCTTCGCTACAACGCGCGCGACATGGCGGTGGTGCGCGGCAAGCAGGCCGGGGCGCTGGTGCTGCTGGGCTCGGCCACGCCCGCGCTGGAGTCGCTGGAGAATGTGCGCAAGGGCCGCTACCGGCTGCTGGAGATGAAGCACCGCGTGGACGACCGGCCGATGCCGACCATCGAGCTGGTGGACCTGCGCGTGGAGCGGCCGCGCGACGGAGGCCCCGTCACGGAGGAGGCCCCCATCCTCTCCCCGCCGATGCTGGAGGCGATGCGGGAGACGGTGGAGAAGGGACAGCAGGTCATCCTCTTCCTCAACCGCCGCGGCCACAGCACGTTCCTGCTGTGCGAGGTGTGCGGGCTGACGCTCAAGTGCAGCGACTGCGACGTGTGTCTCACGCTCCATCGGAGCGCCTCGCGGGTGATGTGCCACTACTGTGGGCTGGCTACTCCCGTGCCCGAGAGGTGCCGCGAGTGTACCGGTCCGCTGCTCAAGCTGGGCATCGGCACCGAGCGCGTGGAGGCGGAGGTGGCCGAGCGGCTGCCCCAGGCCCGCGTGGCGCGGTTGGACCGGGACTCGGCCACCAGCGCCGAGCGCGTCACCGAGCTGCTGGCGGCCTTCGCGCGCCGGGAGATCGACGTGCTGGTGGGCACGCAGATGGTGGCCAAGGGGCATGACTTTCCGGGCGTCACCCTGGTCTGCGTGGTGATGGCGGACACCTCGCTGGCCATCCCGGACTTCCGCGCCGCCGAGCGTACCTTCCACCTGCTCACCCAGGTGGCGGGGCGGGCGGGGCGCGGCAAGGATCCGGGCCGGGTGCTGGTGCAGACGTACAACCCGGACTCCGAGCCGGTGAAGCGCGTGCTCGCCCATGACTTCGAGGGCTTCGCCCTACAGGAGCTGGAGTGGCGCCGGGCCCTGGCCTACCCGCCCTTCACCCGGCTGGCGGCCATCCGGCTCGAGGGAGAGCACCCGGAGCAGACCGCCAGTGTGGCCCGGATGCTCGGAGAGTTCCTCTCGCGCCGCATGCCGCCGCCTTCCGTCGGGGTGCGCCTGCTGGGGCCGGCGCTGGCGCCCATCGCCCGGCTGAGGGGCCGGACGCGCTGGCAGCTGCTCCTCAAGGGGCCGACACACGCGGCCCTCGCCCCGTTGCTCGCCCGCCTGGAGATGAAGCTGGAGGATGTCCCCTCGGGGGTCAAAGTTACTATCGATGTAGACCCTGGGGCCATGCTGTAG